One window of Ignavibacteriales bacterium genomic DNA carries:
- a CDS encoding toxin-antitoxin system YwqK family antitoxin codes for MDLNEDIICKLTNRIADFSDQCLNFQKDELASQDQISGEEEYNINNKFTNDLLFKLRSFQDFNFAIAGGTLVSIICAFLWAFITLKTKYQVGYMALGVGLIVGLGVRYFGAGIDKRFGYAGLLLSLLGCLLGNFLSQVGFAADEYNQGFFETLTYLKLSDIPIIIKESFQPMDLIFYGLAAYEGYKFSFRSIPESIDEEEDFTPPFAKFRLPLTIVSLIVITVLVYNVSQGATGFKTFFYESGNKLSEGEFVNGIPDGKWKYFYENGTVQLIANFNNGIEEGKWQWFSDDNSLIREGSFKNGLEHGTWTQYYANNNISDSGSYYLGRQHGDWIYFYEDGKIRQRGKLIRDMKEGIWEFLDNNGKLISSGEFKENEYSGIWNFWYTTGKQISQMQFLPENKSKILAAWDNKNRQIVKDGNGLFVSFHPNGVNSEKGKVINGDRVGLWQSFYSNHSLKQEGEYKNGDYFINNFWDSEGNQSVKNGTGYFNSSYEENDFFESGNYSDGLKTGIWKTYFQQPNKIISENYYFDGKLSGLSKFYYESGNLYTEGSHHNNKQDGEWNWYYENGSIQSSVNFSQGKKIGVQKFFGSNGVLVKEEIYKNGIFIKEQIINSH; via the coding sequence ATGGATTTAAACGAAGATATAATCTGCAAGCTCACAAATAGGATTGCAGACTTCAGTGATCAATGCCTTAATTTTCAGAAAGATGAATTAGCATCTCAGGACCAAATTTCAGGGGAGGAAGAGTATAATATCAATAATAAGTTTACAAATGATTTATTATTCAAACTAAGATCATTTCAAGATTTTAACTTTGCTATAGCCGGTGGAACATTAGTATCAATTATTTGTGCATTTTTATGGGCTTTTATAACTCTAAAAACCAAATATCAGGTAGGTTATATGGCCCTTGGCGTTGGGCTAATAGTTGGTCTTGGGGTAAGATATTTTGGTGCAGGGATAGATAAAAGATTTGGATATGCAGGCCTTCTTTTGTCTCTCTTAGGTTGTTTGCTTGGGAATTTTCTAAGTCAGGTTGGATTTGCTGCGGATGAATATAACCAAGGATTTTTTGAAACTCTTACATATTTGAAACTATCAGATATCCCCATTATTATAAAAGAATCATTTCAGCCAATGGATTTGATTTTCTATGGACTTGCTGCATATGAAGGATATAAATTTTCTTTCCGTTCCATTCCTGAGTCAATTGATGAGGAAGAAGATTTTACCCCTCCTTTTGCAAAATTTAGACTACCGTTGACAATTGTCTCCCTTATCGTAATAACGGTCTTAGTATATAATGTTTCGCAAGGAGCTACAGGATTTAAAACTTTTTTTTATGAATCAGGCAACAAACTCTCAGAGGGTGAGTTTGTAAATGGAATACCTGACGGTAAATGGAAGTATTTTTATGAGAATGGTACTGTACAATTAATTGCCAATTTTAATAACGGTATTGAAGAAGGTAAATGGCAGTGGTTCAGTGATGATAATTCACTGATAAGGGAGGGTTCTTTTAAAAATGGACTTGAGCATGGTACATGGACGCAATATTATGCAAATAATAATATTTCTGACTCAGGATCATATTATTTAGGACGTCAACATGGAGATTGGATTTACTTTTATGAGGATGGAAAAATTAGACAAAGAGGCAAATTAATTCGGGATATGAAAGAGGGTATTTGGGAATTCTTGGACAATAATGGTAAGCTTATTTCAAGCGGAGAATTTAAAGAAAATGAATACTCTGGCATATGGAATTTTTGGTATACCACCGGAAAGCAAATTTCACAAATGCAATTTTTACCTGAGAATAAAAGTAAAATTTTGGCTGCTTGGGATAATAAAAATAGGCAAATCGTAAAAGATGGGAATGGACTGTTTGTTTCTTTTCATCCTAATGGTGTAAACTCTGAGAAAGGAAAAGTTATTAATGGTGATAGGGTAGGATTGTGGCAATCATTTTATTCAAATCATTCTTTGAAGCAAGAGGGGGAATATAAGAACGGTGATTATTTTATTAATAATTTTTGGGATTCTGAGGGCAATCAATCAGTAAAAAATGGAACAGGGTACTTTAATTCAAGTTACGAAGAGAATGACTTTTTTGAATCAGGAAATTACAGCGATGGACTTAAAACTGGAATTTGGAAAACATATTTTCAGCAACCCAATAAAATTATTAGCGAGAATTATTATTTTGACGGCAAGCTATCGGGGTTATCTAAGTTTTATTATGAAAGTGGAAATTTATATACCGAAGGTTCTCATCACAATAACAAACAGGATGGAGAGTGGAATTGGTATTATGAAAACGGCAGTATTCAAAGTTCTGTAAATTTTAGTCAGGGGAAAAAAATAGGCGTTCAAAAGTTTTTTGGGTCAAATGGGGTCTTAGTTAAAGAAGAAATTTATAAAAACGGGATATTTATTAAAGAGCAAATCATAAATTCCCATTAA
- a CDS encoding DUF2911 domain-containing protein has translation MRRTVSILTIIMIFSVISFAQDFRTPRPSPDATVSQFVGVTNITIDYSSPAVKDRKIWGGLVPFGEVWRTGANEATTITFTDAVIVDGNELASGTYGIHCIPNANEWEVIFSKDTKIDGSSTFDPKKEALRIKVKPEEHHFMERMTFLFTDATETSVNVSLNWEKLHVSFKVDVKTQDITLQKARDAFKWNQLMAGATYCLDKNINMDEGFKWIQASTLINENYWNKRILAQYYSKMNKKSEAIATMESAVELGNKMPNAPFDFDRMKQMLVDWKVK, from the coding sequence ATGAGAAGAACTGTATCTATACTTACCATTATAATGATTTTTAGTGTTATTTCTTTTGCGCAAGATTTTAGAACCCCGCGACCAAGTCCGGATGCAACTGTTTCTCAATTTGTTGGAGTTACAAATATTACCATAGATTACAGTAGTCCAGCAGTGAAAGATAGGAAAATTTGGGGCGGACTCGTTCCATTTGGAGAAGTTTGGCGTACAGGAGCAAATGAAGCAACTACAATTACTTTTACTGACGCAGTAATCGTTGATGGGAATGAACTTGCATCTGGAACTTATGGGATCCACTGCATTCCAAATGCAAACGAGTGGGAAGTAATTTTTAGTAAAGATACTAAGATTGATGGAAGTTCTACGTTTGATCCAAAAAAAGAAGCGCTGCGAATAAAAGTTAAGCCTGAAGAACATCACTTTATGGAAAGAATGACTTTTCTGTTTACAGATGCCACCGAAACGTCTGTAAATGTAAGTTTAAATTGGGAAAAACTTCACGTTTCGTTTAAGGTAGATGTAAAAACACAAGATATAACTTTACAAAAAGCACGGGATGCTTTTAAATGGAACCAATTAATGGCTGGGGCAACTTATTGTTTGGATAAAAACATTAATATGGATGAAGGATTTAAATGGATTCAAGCATCAACTTTAATAAATGAAAATTATTGGAATAAAAGAATACTTGCACAATACTATTCTAAAATGAATAAAAAATCAGAAGCAATTGCAACTATGGAAAGTGCGGTTGAGCTTGGTAATAAAATGCCAAACGCTCCATTTGATTTTGATAGGATGAAACAGATGTTGGTGGATTGGAAAGTCAAGTAA
- a CDS encoding PAS domain S-box protein — protein sequence MKLTIQFALFFILVAAFIFFYFTNKFEEQVNEKYTYKADLFVNYFSQAPQIFIDKKFSDYEAIEKILELNGAVYLVVENSSGELLDALNLDVAEKNLYILAKAEREGISKDESIYRVKLPIKANNVSGSIYVGFRSGDDAQKLFKSKLLTALFSLSILLLGILFTYFLSSISFRPLSKILKVLDSAHVPVDQTKFRSNRKDELGIIEDRVKLVLAELDKSTAEVEVLNKKLSDVFKDKIAELNFEINQRKKAEISLQKSEEQFRTVFQNAPIGIVIISTEGKITSVNKSFCDTIGFQRDEVIGIPIKYLFEKNDLEGFSEETLNLDDSPVADINTEKQLLKKEGKEINVIVKSVSVLDDKGAVKHYVMQVLDISQIKQVQLELVSALNQAEESDRLKSAFLAQMSHEIRTPLNVILTSIPLLADEISSDDEDLKIILDSVKSAGRRLQRTIDMILSMSSVQSGNYKPTFEKFDVIEDLNKMLKEFKSLSDDKGLKLKFVHPKQECLITADRYTVNQIFQNLINNAVKYTIKGYVEIYIKNLDDYKVKIEIRDSGIGMSQEYLQKMFMPFSQEDVGHKREFEGNGLGLALVKKYIELNRADIKVESEKNIGSVFSVTFDNNLNFLDSESTTKTEFKSHR from the coding sequence ACTATGAAGCAATTGAAAAAATATTAGAATTAAATGGGGCAGTATATTTAGTTGTTGAAAATTCATCCGGTGAGTTACTAGATGCATTAAACTTAGATGTTGCAGAAAAAAACTTATATATACTTGCAAAAGCTGAGCGTGAAGGTATTTCTAAAGATGAATCTATTTACCGTGTAAAATTACCAATTAAAGCGAACAATGTTTCTGGTAGTATTTATGTTGGATTTAGATCTGGCGATGATGCACAGAAACTCTTTAAAAGCAAACTGCTAACAGCTTTATTTAGCCTTTCAATTCTTTTGTTGGGAATATTATTCACATACTTTTTAAGCTCAATATCATTCCGTCCGTTGTCAAAGATCCTGAAGGTTTTGGATTCTGCGCACGTTCCGGTTGATCAAACAAAGTTTAGGTCTAATCGTAAAGATGAACTAGGAATAATTGAAGATAGGGTAAAACTTGTTCTTGCAGAGCTGGATAAATCAACTGCCGAAGTTGAAGTATTGAATAAAAAATTAAGTGATGTATTTAAAGACAAAATAGCTGAACTAAATTTTGAAATAAATCAAAGAAAAAAAGCAGAAATATCTTTACAGAAAAGTGAAGAACAATTTAGAACTGTTTTCCAAAATGCTCCGATAGGAATTGTAATCATTTCTACGGAGGGAAAAATTACAAGCGTAAATAAATCATTTTGCGATACAATTGGATTTCAGCGGGATGAGGTCATAGGTATTCCGATTAAGTACTTGTTCGAAAAAAATGATCTGGAAGGGTTTAGTGAAGAAACATTAAACTTGGATGACAGCCCTGTTGCAGATATAAACACAGAAAAACAGCTTCTAAAAAAAGAAGGTAAAGAAATTAATGTAATTGTTAAATCTGTTTCAGTACTTGATGATAAAGGTGCAGTTAAACATTATGTAATGCAGGTCTTAGATATTTCCCAAATAAAACAGGTTCAATTAGAATTAGTTAGTGCACTTAATCAAGCAGAGGAATCTGATAGACTTAAATCAGCTTTTCTTGCGCAAATGTCTCACGAGATACGAACTCCGCTTAATGTTATTTTAACATCAATTCCGCTGCTGGCTGATGAAATTTCCAGCGATGATGAAGACCTTAAAATAATTTTAGATTCAGTAAAAAGTGCGGGAAGAAGATTACAGAGAACGATAGATATGATTCTAAGCATGTCTTCAGTTCAAAGCGGCAATTACAAACCAACTTTTGAAAAGTTTGATGTAATTGAAGACCTGAATAAGATGTTAAAAGAGTTTAAATCTTTAAGTGATGATAAGGGGTTGAAACTTAAATTTGTTCATCCAAAACAAGAATGTTTAATTACTGCTGATAGGTACACTGTTAATCAAATATTTCAAAATCTTATTAATAATGCTGTAAAATATACTATTAAAGGATATGTAGAAATTTATATTAAAAACCTTGATGATTATAAAGTGAAAATTGAAATAAGAGATAGCGGAATTGGAATGAGTCAAGAGTATCTACAAAAAATGTTTATGCCTTTTTCTCAAGAAGATGTTGGACATAAAAGAGAGTTTGAAGGCAATGGATTGGGGTTGGCTTTAGTTAAAAAATATATCGAGCTTAACCGAGCAGATATAAAAGTTGAAAGTGAAAAAAATATTGGTTCTGTTTTTTCCGTTACTTTTGATAATAATTTAAATTTTTTAGATTCAGAATCCACAACAAAAACCGAATTTAAATCGCATCGTTAA
- a CDS encoding rhodanese-related sulfurtransferase, with the protein MSTYKVISFYKYVEVKNPDELAKQHLNWCLDNGVRGKVYLAIEGINGSVFGDEEVITKYKNHLTSFIFFKDVWFKETITDKIAYSKMHVRVKDEIVNSGLKKTKLENTAPKLTPEQLLNFYESKKDFVIVDARNWYESKIGKFKNAITPHVTHFREWPQVVESLKEFKDKTVITYCTGGIRCEKASAYMREQGFKDVYQMDGGILNYILKFPDTYWEGGMFVFDERKVFEPNTKEELKYTATCHFCNKPTSYHINCHNVLCDKIIVCCHDCKIEKEYCCSDECRSSINRRKNYNG; encoded by the coding sequence ATGAGCACTTATAAAGTAATATCGTTTTATAAATATGTGGAGGTAAAAAATCCGGACGAGCTTGCAAAACAACATCTAAATTGGTGTTTAGACAATGGTGTTCGCGGTAAAGTTTATCTTGCAATTGAAGGAATTAATGGTTCCGTTTTTGGAGATGAAGAAGTTATAACAAAATATAAAAATCATTTAACAAGTTTTATTTTTTTTAAAGATGTTTGGTTTAAAGAAACTATAACAGATAAAATTGCATACAGTAAAATGCACGTTAGGGTTAAAGATGAGATTGTAAATTCCGGTCTAAAAAAAACTAAACTTGAAAACACCGCACCAAAACTAACTCCCGAACAACTACTTAATTTTTATGAAAGCAAAAAAGATTTTGTGATTGTTGACGCAAGAAATTGGTATGAAAGTAAAATTGGTAAATTTAAAAACGCGATTACCCCACACGTAACACATTTTAGGGAATGGCCGCAAGTTGTAGAATCATTAAAAGAGTTTAAGGACAAAACTGTAATAACTTATTGTACCGGCGGAATACGTTGTGAAAAAGCCTCGGCTTATATGCGCGAACAAGGTTTTAAAGATGTTTATCAAATGGATGGCGGCATTCTAAACTATATTCTAAAATTTCCGGATACCTATTGGGAAGGTGGAATGTTTGTTTTTGATGAGAGAAAAGTTTTTGAACCTAACACAAAAGAAGAATTAAAATATACCGCAACCTGCCATTTTTGTAATAAGCCAACTTCATACCATATAAACTGCCACAACGTACTTTGCGATAAAATTATAGTTTGCTGTCATGATTGCAAAATTGAAAAGGAATATTGCTGCAGCGATGAATGCAGAAGTAGTATCAACAGAAGAAAAAACTACAATGGATAA